One Arachis hypogaea cultivar Tifrunner chromosome 18, arahy.Tifrunner.gnm2.J5K5, whole genome shotgun sequence genomic window, gaccctcactcacttgaggtattacatggacgacTAGGTATATTTGCCGGTCTATCTGTACAAATTCTGCGGAACTagtttcgtgcaccagtaacGGCGCACCTTTTTAAAGAGTGGGCTAATTTACGATTGTGCCCCTAAGATtgtataaatactttccctcttgTTTTTATAgcgctttctttatttctatttaaGTGAACTGGGTGACTGGGAAGGAGACTCTGGGTAGGCTTTATTGTGCCATTATTGTAGTTTCGGCCACCGATCTAGTTAGGAATCTTTAGAGACTTTCCGTATTTTTCCCGAAAGGATGTTTCCTTTATGATTTTGTTGACGATTCCTGTTTTGCTAAAGAAAATTTCTCCCATGCGGCTCTGTttttgatgatttttctttttctttgcggAATGTAGGTATATCATCCCTTATGTCTCGCCCTTCTGTTCAAAAAATGTCCTCGAGGGTTCCCGAGGATCTGTTAAGACAGGTAGATGCCTCTGTCCTTTGTGAGGTTCCCTTGGTAGATagtgtttttgttgatgaattTTGAAAACACCACCGGCTCTGTGATGCTGGGGATGATGAGATCAAATATGAATTAGTTGTCCCTGATTTAGAGGACAGAGTCTATTTTGGCAAAATGGTGGATTCAAACCCCCTTTATTTTTATGTATGACTGCCTTTTTACTAGGCTGGGGGTGACTTTTCCTTTCTCTGATTTTGAAACTGAGCTTCTTTTTTACTGCCAAGTTgctccttctcaacttcaccctaacACTTGGGGTTTTATGAAGATCTATCAACTTGTCAGTCGTGAGCTTGATTTTCCGATTTCCCTGAAgatattcttctttctttttcatcttaCCAAGCCTTTTAGTGCTTCGTCTAGAAACAAGCAACAATAGGTATCTTTCCGTGCCATCCAGGGCCAGaaagtatttttcatttttgatgaATTAttccatgatttcaaaaatttttttttcaaagtctGAGTTGTAGAGGGTCACCATCCTTTCTTTCTTACCGAAAACAATGAGCCTCATTTCCCCTTATACTGGATAGAGGTAGCCTCTGTCAAAAAGTACGATCTGGTAGATTTGGATGAGGTCAAAGAGACTGTAGTTGAGTTCTTCTGAGAAGCTTGAGGGCGAGCTCCAAATCTAAATCTCGATACAAAAAAGTTCCTCCTCGAAACTCCGAGTTATGTTTGTACGGAATTAGGTAGTTATTTACTTTTTTGTTTCGTGGATGACTCTTTGTCCTTTCCAACTTATTTACTGACATTCCCTATTTTCTTTTGTAGAAAAAATGAAAAGCGGATCAAAAGCATACCAAAAAGTTCAGGAGGTGAAGAGAAATGCCTGGGCCCAAGCTGCTCAATTGCAAGAAGGCGAAACATCGACTACTTCTTCTCCTCTAAAGCCGAATTCGGGGGCGACCTCCTCCGTCTTGGCCAAGTTGGCCGATCTTCCtatccctcctcctcctcctccctttATACCTACCCCTCTAGTTCTTCCCTCCTCGTAACCCATTTCAAAGAAGAGAAAAACATCGGAGTCTGGTGTCTCCAACATTGGTGACTCTGTTTTCAACGGGGTGAAGTTCAATGAGAGACATATCCTTCCGCATTGCACTATTGCTATGGATGATGCCTCCATTAGAAATCATCTCCAAATTTTAATCCGGGGAGGGATTCGTACTGTTGGGGTGTGTACTTCTCTACTCAAGAAACTGGAAAAGACTCCTCTAAATGCTACCCAGTGTTCTCTAGAGGCTCTTGAGGATCAACTAACCATGTTCTATGAGGATGAGAAGAGGTTGACAGAGGAGAGGGATTAGCTGAAAGAGGTGCTTTCTAAGTTTTGCGAGAGGGAGAAGCAGTTGATGGGCTCTTTGGCTGTGGTTGAGGGTCTGAAGGAGAAGGCTGAGCAGAATTATGTGCGCTTGTTTACTGAAAAATAGAGCTTAGGGAGCAGCTGGATCGGCTTAAGGAGGGGTACCAGGACTTGGAAGAGTCTGTAGCTGAAGGCACCGAGGTGGTGTTTAAGGTGTTGAAAGAGCAGGTTCGAGTTTTGGCTCCCAACTTAGACCTGTTGCTTCTTCACCCTGATAAGGTTGTTGTTGATGGTAGAATTGTGTCTCCCCCTCATCCTCCTACCGATTCTGAGTTGAAAACGGCTTGGCAGCACTTCCTCTTGAGGCTGATGTATCCGAGGGGTTCCTACCGAGTTCGTCCACTCAACCCGGGGCTGCTCTGACTTATACTGTCGAAGAGATCCCTCCTGTTCCTCCAACCTCTGCGACCGACCCAATCTCTCCTCCTGATGGTGACTCCAATCCTCTTATTGGTTCAATTTCAATTTGCTCTTAAAGCCTGGTTTGTGGGACCTTTTTTGAACAATTTATTTTTACATTTCGTATATTTTGTGGATGAATGCCAACTTTTAACCCTTAATAGgttttaaacaaaaatttttgttTCTGGTCCTTTTTGAATAGGACCTTTAACAAAGTAGTTATTTTATCATTCTTGTGATGATGTTTGCTTTTCCTTGAAGGATTTTTGATAAAATCTTTTTGGGTTtgcgaagtttttttttttttttgaaaaacttttaccGGGTGTTCCTTAGATAAATTCGTTGTGATCTAGTAAGGCTGGAAACTTTTTGCCAAGTAACATTAGCTTTGGTGAGGGTTTTGTGAGAACCCCTCTACCTTCGACTTTTTTAGGGACTTTCATGCTTCTCGCTTTCCATTACTTTGTTTGCCTACGTTCAATTTTTCTTTGCTTACTGAATCATTTAGGTTATTTTTGTGCTTCATTTAGTCTTAGCTCGGCTTTTTTGACTTGTAAGTCGTCTGCTATCTTTATTCCGAACTGAGATGACCGTCTTTTTACAACTTCTTTACACCGACTTATACCTCGTCACTTTATCCTGCCGACCACTTAGGTTGGGCAGCAGATTCTCGTGCTTTTTTTAGCTTAAGTCGGTGCATATCGTAGTGGTAATGAAATTTAAAGAGAGATAAATGATGCCATTAATGAAGGAAGAAACTTTACAACAGTGCTTTCGGTTACTAAGGGTTTTTAAAGTCTCTTGCCCTTTACCTTCgctttgatgcctcgttaaaacccccttCAGAAAAATCTTTTTTGGGACAAAATCATGAAGTTAGTAAAAAAAGTACATCAGGGAGAAAAGTTCGCTTCTAGCTATAATACTTTCGCATATTGCAAGCATGCCACAACCTTAGGAGCTCTGCCCCATTTAGGTCAGACACTTTGTAATATCCTTTTCCGAGGACCTCAATTATCTTgtagggtcccttccagtttACAGCGAGCTTCCCTTCGCCCGATTTGTTTATACCGatgtcatttcagattaggaGCAAGTCATCTGAGGTGAAACTTCTGCGAATTACTTTCTTGTTGTATCTActtgttatcctttgctttaagactgcttctcttatctgagcctgttctcggacttctggaagtagttCGAGTTCCTCTTTGTGGGCTTGAACATTACTGACCTCATCGTAAAATCCCACCCTTGGATTTTGCTTGTTGACTTCAATAGGAATCATGGCTTCTGTGTCATaggcaagtcggaagggtgtctTTCCGGTGGTTGAATAGGTTGTAGTTCTGTAGGTCCACAATACTTGAGGGAGCTCTTCAACCCAAGCCCCCTTTGCATCTTGCAACCTCTTCTTTAGTCCTGCCAATATGACCTTATTGGCTGCTTCGGCCTggccattggcttgtgggtgttctactgaGGTGAATTACTGCTTGATCTTCATACTCGCCACCAAGCTTCTAAATGTTGAATATGTGAACTATGTAccattatcaattgtgatggaGTGTGGAACTCCAAATTGGGTGATAATGTTTCAGTACAGAAATTTCCAACTTCTCTACGCCGTAATAGTAGCTAATGGCTCTACTTCTATCTACTTAGTGAAGTAGTCTACTCCCACAATGAGaaacttgacttgtcctggcgcttaaGGAAAAGGTCCCAATAGGTCCAATCCCCATTTTGTAAAAGGCTAGGgagaagttatactaatgagctctttAGGGGGGAGCGatgtggaaatttgcatgcatctaaCATGGTTGGCATTTCTTGATGAAGTCGGTAGCGTCCTTTTGCAAGGTCGACCAAAAGAATCCTGCCCGTATCACCTTTCTGGCTAAAGACCTTGCTCCGAGGTGATTTCCACAAATCCCGTTATGGACCTCATCTAATACTTCTCCTGTATTAGAGGTCGGGACACATTTTAAGAGTGGTGTAGATATCCCTCTTCGATAAAGGACGTTTCGCATAAGGTATAGTTCTGTATTTCCCTTCTAAGTCTTTGAGCCTCCTTTTGTTCCTCGggaaggatgtcgaattttaagTATTCGATTAGTGgtttcatccatccgaggtctaGGCCGGAGACTGGGAAGACATCTATCCTGTTATTTGTCTTTGTGACCGATGGCTCTTGGAGAGTCTCCTGTatcaggcttctattattttccctggtttggtacttgccaGCTTGGAGAGGGCATCAGCTCTGTTGTTCAGCTCCTGAGCTATATGCTTTACCTCACTTTCTGGGAATTGCCCGAGGTGCTCCATGGTTTTTTtcaagtaccttttcatatttgggtctttagcctgatactctccattgaTTTGAGAAGTCACAACTTGAGAGTCTCTGAAGACTACTACTTTAGTTGCTTCGACTTCTTTGGCCAACTTTAGCCCAGTAAttagggcttcatattctgcctgattattggaGGCCGGGAATTCAAATTTCAAGGAGACCTCTATCTGAGTTACTTCTTGACTAACCAGTATTATGCTTGCACCGCTTCTGACTTTGTTGGAGGAGCCATCCACATACAACTCCCACATAGTAGATGTCCCCTTTTGATCTCCTGCGTATTCGGCCACGAAGTCAGTGAGGCATTTGGctttgatggctgtctgagcttcGTATTTCAAATTGAACTCGGATAGCTCTatagcccattgaaccattctaccTGCAACATCCGTTTTctgaaggatttgcttcatgggctggttcaTTCGAACTTTTATAGTGTGAGTTTGAAAATAAGACCGTAGCCTTCTAGATGCTATTATCAAGGCATATAAGAACTTTTCAAGTTTTTGATACTTTAGTTCAATGCCTTGTAACACCTTGCTTGTAAAGTAAATAGGATGCTACCCAACCTCATCTTCGCGTATTAATGCTAATGCCACGGCCCTTTCGGAGACAGCTAAGTATAATACGAGTTCTTCCCCTGCCTTTGGTCGGGTAAGAATGGAAGGTCGGCTCAAGTACTTTTTGAACTCTTGAAATGTTTtttcgcattcaggagtccattcaaactggcatccttttcttaagagagaaaaaagaggtaGAGATCTTAGCGCTGATCTAGCCAAGAATCTGGATATAG contains:
- the LOC140181360 gene encoding uncharacterized protein, whose translation is MNQPMKQILQKTDVAGRMVQWAIELSEFNLKYEAQTAIKAKCLTDFVAEYAGDQKGTSTMWELYVDGSSNKVRSGASIILVSQEVTQIEVSLKFEFPASNNQAEYEALITGLKLAKEVEATKVVVFRDSQVVTSQINGEYQAKDPNMKRYLKKTMEHLGQFPESEVKHIAQELNNRADALSKLASTKPGKIIEA